The DNA region TGCTATGCCACCCGTAATGGTGTATTACCTACATTTTTTTATTATATATAAAAAACTTATTTGTTACTACATTCATAAGTTTTTTATTAATTCTATGTAGTTTTAATTTTTTATTATCATTATATATAAATTAAAACATAAATATTACAATTTATAAAACATTCACTATTTTACTATTTTATAACCGTACTCCTTTGCCATATCATTAGCTGTTTTTCCTTTTTTATTTTTTATATTAACATCAGGATTTAATTTTAATATCTCATTTATAAGAGGTTCATTGCGAAGTTCTATAGCATACATTAATAAAGTATTTCCCTTATTATCCTGAGCATTAATATCGGCACCATTAGATACTAATAACTTTATAAGTCTAATAGCCCTATCTGTCTCTTCCATTTTCTTCTGATTCATATAATCTTTTATATAGTCTGTTTTAGCATGATCTCCAAACATATCTTCCGTCATTGCCTTAACATTCTCTAAAACACCAAAAGATGATATTGTATGAAATAAAGCTGTTTTTCCTTCATTATCTTTTATATTAATATCTGCATTTTCTGATAAACATATATCTATTATTTGTACTTTATCAGTTTGAACAGCAAACATCAATGTAGTAACACCTTCATTATCTTGAGCATTAATATCAGCACCTTTTTCAAGTAAAAACTTTACATGTTCTTGATTTTCATAAGCTAAAGAATGCTGTATTAAAGGAGTTCTTCCAGATTTATTTTTTTTATTTATATCTGCACCATGTTGAAGGAAATAATTAACGGTTTCCTTTTTTCTAGTAAAAAAGAAAACATTAGAACCATAATTATCTGACACATTAAAATCAGGATTATATTTTTCAAATAGTTTTAAGATTTCAAGTTCATCTAAAACAGCAGCCCAGAAAAATGCATTTCTTCCCTTATTATCTTTTATTTTAATAACATCTGCATTATGCTCTAATAAAATTTTAACAACCTCTATTTCTCCTTCTGTTACAGCATTCATTAAAGGAGTAAATCCGTCTTCTTCATCTTGAACATTAATATTAACTTTATCAATTAATTCTTCAATTACATACATTTGACCATAACGGCATGCATGAAGAAAATTTCTTTCATCTTGAGTTATACCATAAGAATCATTGACCATTAAAACTACTCCAACAATAATTAACACAATATATTTTTTTAGCATTTTAGTTCCTATTATTACTA from Brachyspira pilosicoli P43/6/78 includes:
- a CDS encoding ankyrin repeat domain-containing protein; this encodes MLKKYIVLIIVGVVLMVNDSYGITQDERNFLHACRYGQMYVIEELIDKVNINVQDEEDGFTPLMNAVTEGEIEVVKILLEHNADVIKIKDNKGRNAFFWAAVLDELEILKLFEKYNPDFNVSDNYGSNVFFFTRKKETVNYFLQHGADINKKNKSGRTPLIQHSLAYENQEHVKFLLEKGADINAQDNEGVTTLMFAVQTDKVQIIDICLSENADINIKDNEGKTALFHTISSFGVLENVKAMTEDMFGDHAKTDYIKDYMNQKKMEETDRAIRLIKLLVSNGADINAQDNKGNTLLMYAIELRNEPLINEILKLNPDVNIKNKKGKTANDMAKEYGYKIVK